The Hordeum vulgare subsp. vulgare chromosome 7H, MorexV3_pseudomolecules_assembly, whole genome shotgun sequence DNA window GCATGGGGTTATTTTTGAGTTCCATTCATTGTTTCAAAAATCATTCCTCCCCCTTGTAAATTCTAATCCCATCGTCTTCTGAAATCCATACATTGTTTCAAAAATCAGGAGCCTTTGGTGTATACCTGGAGCCCTGGCATGCTGATATTTTTGAGTTCCTTGATCTGAGGAAGAACCATGGCAAGGTAAAATGTTAGCCCAGCATTATCTAATTACTGTTTTTGTTTTGCAACTGAAGTACATAACCATTCAAATCTTCTGTGCTTTCTATGACATTCAGATTTACCTCATACATTTAAAGAGCACCCTGTCCAACAGATGCCTCTGCAAGTCTTAGTTTGCTGCAATTTATGCCCATACAAGAGAATAGTTGATATTAACATACTATTTATGTAGTACATTTTTGCATAATATGGAGGCTTTTAAATAATTATCTGCTTACTGTGACCCAAACCTATGCACTTTGTTTGTGATGTGTGTTTCTGTCATATACCATCTCTAGAAGGTGTTCTGATGAATGCCAATTTAACAGGAGGAGAACCGTGCGAGGGATCTTTTCTTTGCTCTCTGGGTTCCTAATCTATTCATGCAAAGAGTACAAAATAATGAGGATTGGTCCCTGTTTTGTCCTAATGAAGCTCCGGGGTTGGCTGATTGCTGGGGTGAGAAGTTTGAGGAATTGTACAAGAAATATGAGAAAGCAGTAAGTTCAAAACTCTACCCATATACAGCGAGTTAGAAAGGAACACGCTTCAGTAATCCACTTTCTGGTTTCAGGGCAAAGCGAAAAAGGTCATTCCAGCACAGACCCTCTGGTTTGACATTTTGAAGgcacagatagaaactggcacaccGTATATGCTCTATCTTATTGTTATGGGTTCAAGGCTACTTAAGGCATGGGGTCATTAACCAGCACACAAGGCAGCATGACAGTAGCTCTCTTAAAAATAGATTAGTTAGGATTGCATCCCAAAGATATATAATTGATCAACTGTGTCAAAATGTAAGATGTTTTTTGACATCGAGATTAATTAAGCAAGAAAACATGGGGGATACCATCCACTTTTCATACTCCCGTCCAGAGCACGGGCCCATCTTTCTCTCCGCAAACCTAAACCCGTAGAACTTTTATGATACTACCATTCTGCTGTGACTTCAAATGAACTGTACCAAAACTCCGGTAGATGCCTAGTGCCATGTGATTTAAGAGGATTTTTCTCAACATACTGTATCCTGCTTCTCTGTTGTGTGTCATGCCCTAAGTTTATACATCGAACGATATCGCAGTATAATCTTCTTATATGAATACTGATTGTAATCTATAATTCTACATACTTCATATGAATCACA harbors:
- the LOC123408726 gene encoding ribonucleoside-diphosphate reductase large subunit-like gives rise to the protein MASAHPPQGLPSGMDPSMMDEYASSPSCCKNSSRYPALARLGSSVPKMFLSTSNCSQVGMDCGAIQPGGACFEPNMVSAHAAYAMNQLYQAAGSHPWNCDFRQSATLTSTNHRAFGVYLEPWHADIFEFLDLRKNHGKEENRARDLFFALWVPNLFMQRVQNNEDWSLFCPNEAPGLADCWGEKFEELYKKYEKAGKAKKVIPAQTLWFDILKAQIETGTPYMLYLIVMGSRLLKAWGH